A part of Colletotrichum higginsianum IMI 349063 chromosome 11, whole genome shotgun sequence genomic DNA contains:
- a CDS encoding TAM domain methyltransferase, with amino-acid sequence MADHAQQQEAEDFQTDDGASSIGDSVGCTFDLLFFVLGADTAQSSDSLASLRSSILDYRRENGRTYHRMSDGNITHHLWILTWDDNIAISPKKDGAKRVLDIGTGTGIWALDYGKPVLGVDLSPIQPDFVPPNCSFELDDVEKEWTWKEPFDFIFFRNMIASFKSWPDMIAKAYENLEPGGYIELQDNMFPLFCQDGTMSEDYLPLKWTNLLVEATEKLGRPVTVAASFKQMLEDAGFVDVEEKKRMWPINPWPKDEKLRELGSWSLESAMSGIEAVSLGLFTRVLDWSPEETRVFCAYVRNEHRKIGVHAYYDVYGVWGRKPEKTDEDEETAATAPAPAPAPAPASAPATAEDES; translated from the exons ATGGCCGATCACGCTCAGCAGCAAGAGGCCGAG GATTTTCAAACGGATGATGGTGCATCTTCTATCGGCGACTCGGTTGGTTGCACCTTTGACCTGCTTTTTTTTGTCCTTGGGGCTGACACCGCGCAGTCCAGCGACTCGCTAGCGTCTTTGCGATCAAGCATCCTCGACTATCGCCGAGAGAATGGTCGCACGTACCATCGGATGAGCGATGGAA ACATTACCCATCATCTGTGGATCTTGACCTGGGACGACAACATTGCCATCAGCCCGAAAAAGGACGGTGCCAAAAGGGTTCTGGATATTGGAACTGGCACAGGAATCTGGGCTCTGGACTACGGCAAGCCA GTACTTGGCGTTGACCTCAGCCCAATTCAGCCGGACTT CGTGCCTCCGAATTGCAGTTTTGAGCTAGACGACGTGGAAAAAGAATGGACTTGGAAGGAACCTTTCGACTTCATCTTCTTTAGAAACATGATTGCAAGCTTCAAGAGCTGGCCAGATATGATAGCCAAGGCATATGA AAACCTTGAGCCTGGCGGTTACATTGAGCTTCAAGACAACATGTTTCCGCTATTTTGCCAAGATGGGACCATGAGTGAGGACTACCTACCTTTGAAATGGACAAATCTGCTTGTGGAGGCTACAGAAAAGCTAGGACGCCCAGTCACTGTGGCTGCCAGCTTTAAGCAGATGCTAGAGGATGCCGGCTTTGTGGACGTcgaagagaaaaagagaatGTGGCCTATTAACCCGTGGcccaaggacgagaagctaAGAGAGCTTGGTTCTTGGAGTCTGGAATCCGCCATGAGCGGCATCGAAGCGGTCTCGCTGGGTTTATTCACTCGGGTGCTGGACTGGAGCCCAGAAGAGACAAGGGTGTTCTGCGCCTATGTCAGGAACGAGCATAGGAAGATTGGAGTTCATGCGTACTACGACGT CTACGGAGTCTGGGGCCGCAAGCCTGAGAAGAcagatgaggacgaggaaacGGCTGCCACGGCCCCAGcccccgctcccgctccagCTCCTGCCTCTGCCCCTGCCACAGCCGAAGATGAGTCTTGA
- a CDS encoding C-x8-C-x5-C-x3-H type zinc finger protein has product MKSPYYFAVEPTFTVGSGAYTFMAFHLSGSAVPPSHPPRTVKKSWIQPSNILASLADTAKNHFTSAYPKAAGEDWNIIVQVVLNLNRYANKLHSSGIVSNIPTARTVADFGRGFGRAQPLFSFIDVGSGK; this is encoded by the exons ATGAAATCGCCGTACTAT TTTGCTGTGGAGCCCACTTTCACTGTTGGTTCGGGTGCCTACACGTTCATGGCGTTTCATCTCAGCGGCAGCGCTGTTCCACCCTCTCACCCTCCAAGAACAGTCAAGAAGAGCTG GATTCAACCGAGCAATATTTTGGCGAGCTTGGCAGATACTGCCAAGAATCACTTTACCAGTGCCTATCCCAAGGCTGCTGGCGAGGATTGGAATATCATCGTACAGGTAGTCCTCAACCTTAACAGATACGCCAACAAGCTCCATTCCTCCGGTATCGTTTCAAACATTCCAACCGCGAGGACCGTCGCCGACTTTGGACGTGGCTTCGGCCGGGCGCAGCCCCTTTTCAGCTTCATTGACGTCGGCTCAGGCAAATAG
- a CDS encoding Ankyrin repeat domain-containing protein 52 has translation MEPASFAVGIVGLAGLFSSCLEAIDKVQSYRSARADADVQDTLFNAAKVRFEQWGRGVGIDQGRLLDDHHPALDEKGISTSVRDLLHFIIKFICDDSHASSRRSTQAAGMGDNLLGSHQSRARNGPSSEPRRRKLAWAFWGKGERTEQVNLFERLVQELHNIVPPRTAKGSRQIYNPDVRPADTHTDASGTSLNNSLSAELRQILARIEGEIRAETRREIHSWLGQRLPNDRYHDSLQRRLVGTCDWILSQPAFTQWLSLESNTNAKLLWINGPPGFGKTILCARIVEHLSSTLQTPVAHYFFSSDLETRDDPFSIIRAWVSQIVSSHEDAFEYVRQRWEADCDPVVTRATTLTIFKRLLHIVPDCICVADGLDECTSLDTGNSSLMAFFRSVADAMLGTNTRVLLVSRDEQRIRYAVTDNALNSFTEHKISPDDVRPDTTVVSREIIDRKLPNKGDNVRSSLSEAMASRCDGQFLWLTMQEPALRKGMNTKQLQQAINNSPTGLDHLYDHAWTRITQYGEPDKARAFSLLRRAAFALRPLTVCEITEAALIDDSEDLLLEELPDALDADYIETEIVGLCSPLLMVRSESSGSDIGHQTVCLVHFTVREYLLPNLPLPTWLRQNQYLHASHEKLQNTSLAKACIHYISSQRCWDISPLNSKSPVGVSLRNYAATSWHQHINLGLHSNTAVSKVVRDFLDVRNQTWISWRTMIELENSKQENRLVEINPLGPLYYAVRYQLTSEVSFLIKEKGYDVNESSGLGRSALVCACSNGAVKIAAILLENGTNATIAVEDGWTPMHAASQDGHLEVVKLLLEKGADAAVTDNDGRTPIHFASQDGYIEVVKLVENY, from the exons ATGGAGCCTGCTAGTTTCGCCGTTGGCATTGTCGGGCTCGCTGGTCTCTTCAGCTCCTGTCTTGAGGCCATCGACAAGGTGCAATCGTATCGCTCAGCCCGGGCTGATGCAGACGTGCAAGATACCTTGTTCAATGCCGCCAAAGTCCGCTTCGAGCAATGGGGACGAGGCGTAGGGATCGATCAAGGGAGACTGCTGGACGATCATCACCCGGCGCTGGACGAGAAAGGCATATCAACATCTGTGCGTGACCTCTTACACTTCATCATCAAGTTCATCTGCGACGACAGCCATGCGTCTTCTCGACGCTCGACCCAAGCCGCCGGGATGGGCGACAACTTGCTAGGGTCGCACCAGTCGCGGGCTCGAAACGGCCCGTCGTCCGAGCCAAGGAGACGTAAACTGGCATGGGCTTTCTGGGGTAAGGGAGAACGCACAGAGCAGGTCAATCTGTTTGAGAGGTTAGTCCAGGAATTGCATAATATTGTGCCGCCACGCACCGCAAAGGGTTCACGGCAGATATACAACCCGGACGTTAGGCCGGCAGACACGCATACAGATGCGTCAG GGACTTCCTTAAACAACAGTTTGTCTGCCGAGCTGCGACAGATCCTGGCACGAATCGAAGGAGAGATTCGAG CTGAGACGCGACGAGAAATTCACTCATGGCTTGGTCAACGCCTCCCAAACGACCGGTATCACGACTCACTTCAACGGAGACTAGTGGGCACCTGCGACTGGATTCTTTCCCAACCAGCATTCACACAATGGCTCTCCCTAGAGTCAAATACAAACGCAAAACTGCTGTGGATCAACGGGCCGCCAGGGTTCGGAAAAACGATCCTCTGTGcccgcatcgtcgagcaCCTGTCTTCTACACTCCAAACGCCCGTCGCCCactacttcttctcctccgaTCTCGAGACCCGTGACGACCCTTTCTCAATCATACGAGCATGGGTCTCTCAGATCGTGTCTTCTCACGAAGATGCGTTTGAATACGTCCGTCAAAGGTGGGAGGCGGACTGCGATCCTGTTGTGACGCGTGCCACTACCCTGACGATCTTCAAGCGGCTCCTCCACATTGTTCCTGACTGCATCTGCGTGGCTGATGGACTAGATGAATGCACTTCCTTAGATACAGGAAACTCCTCGCTCATGGCATTCTTTCGATCTGTTGCAGATGCCATGTTAGGAACAAACACTAGAGTCCTTCTAGTAAGCCGCGATGAGCAGAGGATCCGATACGCGGTCACAGACAACGCTCTCAACAGCTTTACTGAGCACAAGATATCGCCTGACGACGTGCGGCCAGACACGACCGTTGTTTCAAGAGAGATCATCGACAGGAAGCTGCCAAACAAAGGCGATAATGTCCGGTCATCCCTATCCGAAGCAATGGCCAGTCGATGTGACGGCCAGTTTCTTTGGCTTACAATGCAAGAGCCTGCTCTAAGAAAAGGCATGAACACAAAACAGCTGCAGCAGGCCATCAACAATAGCCCGACTGGACTTGACCATCTCTACGATCACGCCTGGACCAGAATTACTCAATATGGAGAGCCGGACAAAGCTCGTGCCTTTTCCCTCTTGCGTCGGGCAGCATTTGCACTCCGGCCGCTTACTGTTTGCGAGATCACTGAAGCTGCCCTTATCGACGATTCTGAAGACCTACTGTTGGAGGAACTCCCGGACGCCCTAGATGCCGACTACATTGAAACCGAGATTGTTGGTCTTTGCAGCCCCCTCTTAATGGTTCGGAGCGAGTCGTCAGGCTCAGACATTGGCCACCAGACAGTGTGTTTAGTGCACTTTACTGTCCGGGAATATCTTCTTCCCAACCTTCCCCTGCCGACCTGGTTGAGGCAAAACCAATACCTGCATGCATCCCATGAGAAATTACAGAACACATCTCTTGCAAAAGCATGTATCCATTATATCAGCTCACAGAGATGTTGGGATATTAGCCCTCTCAATTCAAAATCCCCTGTTGGCGTCTCGCTCCGCAACTACGCGGCCACATCCTGGCACCAACATATCAACTTAGGCTTACATAGTAACACAGCAGTGTCAAAGGTTGTCAGGGATTTTTTGGACGTAAGAAATCAAACATGGATATCGTGGAGGACAATGATAGAGTTGGAAAATTCAAAACAAGAAAACAGACTGGTGGAGATCAATCCGCTGGGGCCATTGTACTACGCTGTGAGGTATCAATTGACAAGCGAGGTCAGCTTCCTTATTAAAGAGAAGGGATACGACGTAAATGAAAGCAGCGGTTTGGGAAGATCGGCATTGGTTTGTGCGTGTTCTAATGGCGCTGTAAAAATTGCAGCTATACTTCTTGAAAATGGGACCAATGCCACCATCGCTGTCGAAGATGGATGGACTCCAATGCATGCGGCATCACAGGATGGCCATCTTGAAGTGGTGAAGCTACTTCTTGAGAAAGGGGCCGATGCCGCTGTTACTGACAACGATGGACGGACGCCAATACATTTTGCGTCACAGGACGGCTATATCGAAGTGGTTAAGCTAGTTGAAAACTATTGA
- a CDS encoding glycosyl hydrolase family 18 — translation MDQDNAVGDSMDDLLGTGKANGISDEVVKWYKDRVAKETSRRQAVELSCYWSLCDGSCTTGYFNVAEACGSASGLQSEA, via the coding sequence ATGGACCAGGacaacgccgtcggcgacagcATGGACGACCTGCTCGGCACCGGGAAGGCCAACGGGATCTCTGATGAGGTCGTAAAGTGGTACAAGGACCGGGTGGCCAAAGAGACATCGAGACGACAGGCCGTTGAATTGAGCTGCTACTGGTCGTTGTGCGACGGATCGTGCACGACGGGCTACTTTAACGTGGCCGAGGCCTGCGGCTCGGCTTCGGGCCTCCAGAGCGAAGCTTGA
- a CDS encoding chromo domain-containing protein yields the protein MHHRWGVHKRAAPPPKHLRTRSRKSSGLLRQVLQNLWSVSKSIREQFEPNRAPHAAVPNETIIVNCSLAASKQSSSAFWSKRSSPSKHRESAPAVTEPIEGKELIEKHQEIKSVIGHRIALRDSSRNELRILWSDNATSWEPERVIQTEALEAWLAYTSRIDHRASLGEDQRNKWHLLAIHSHWTATATTGRRKSNKVMVEVSWEGSMGRTEITESSARFRNSAMVAEYWHDRGGRDVALLDADVREI from the exons ATGCATCATCGTTGGGGAGTGCACAAAAGAGCTGCGCCACCCCCTAAACACTTACGCACCCGAAGCCGGAAAAGCAGCGGATTACTGCGTCAAGTGCTTCAGAACCTATGGAGTGTCTCGAAGTC CATACGAGAACAATTCGAACCTAACCGAGCTCCCCACGCTGCTGTACCGAACGAGACGATAATCGTCAATTGCTCTCTTGCCGCTTCCAAGCAGTCGAGCAGTGCATTCTGGTCCAAACGATCGAGCCCATCGAAGCATCGTGAGAGTGCTCCCGCCGTGACCGAGCCCATAGAAGGCAAGGAACTGATCGAGAAACACCAAGAAATCAAGTCCGTTATTGGACATAGGATCGCACTACGTGACAGCTCTCGAAATGAGCTGCGCATCCTGTGGAGCGACAATGCGACGTCGTGGGAGCCAGAGCGAGTGATCCAGACTGAAGCCCTCGAAGCGTGGCTGGCATATACATCGAGAATTGATCATCGGGCTTCTTTGGGAGAAGACCAGCGCAACAAGTGGCACCTTCTGGCGATACACTCGCACTGGACTGCGACAGCAACAACGGGCAGGCGTAAGAGCAATAAAGTAATGGTCGAGGTTTCTTGGGAGGGCAGCATGGGCAGGACAGAAATAACGGAAAGCTCTGCGCGGTTCCGAAACTCAGCCATGGTAGCGGAGTACTGGCACGACCGGGGTGGCAGAGATGTTGCGCTGCTTGATGCTGATGTCAGAGAAATTTGA